The Osmerus eperlanus chromosome 15, fOsmEpe2.1, whole genome shotgun sequence genome includes a window with the following:
- the LOC134034736 gene encoding TNFAIP3-interacting protein 3-like isoform X1 yields the protein MMEKRRTETTQRDRPHTDRSHIITPQHGLALTPERCESVELDNSIRERVQSYLLTQGAPVHNDRQFKETQTGLSVAAPGQNEDSQIALLEKQRQELLYINNKWAEQYQTMTQYYKQKVKDQEMLLMSHGQELEDRSEEEQQERKRNIDLPQTKDNTNCIQLLNDDISADLQRAEREAEHLRVQNTTLTRRGQQQQGEIRRLNKVLKEVLQTTGTAEVSCGPQEEVWRHQAQIYKEDFLKERRDREQLKGKHGDLENKFRKVHTELNALKSKLIWTPTLPRPLAACVCTHQAHPTTQNKDARPSAQRSPPHTQQNNHL from the exons AT GATGGAAAAACGACGGACCGAGAcaacacaaagagacagaccACATACGGACAGGTCGCATATCATCACACCACAACATGGATTGGCACTGACTCCAGAAAG ATGCGAGAGTGTTGAATTGGACAATTCAATCAGAGAGCGTGTCCAATCATACCTTCTCACACAGGGTGCACCTGTCCACAACGACAGACAATTCAAAGAAACACAG ACTGGACTGTCTGTTGCTGCACCTGGGCAAAACGAGGATTCACAGATAGCATTGTTAGAGAAGCAGAGACAAGAG CTCTTATATATAAACAACAAGTGGGCAGAGCAGTACCAGACCATGACACAGTATTACAAACAGAAG GTGAAAGACCAGGAGATGTTACTAATGTCTCATGGCCAAGAATTGGAGGACAGGAGTGAAGAGGAAcagcaagaaagaaagagaaacataGATCTACCTCAGACCAAAGACAACACAAACTGTATTCAG TTGCTAAACGATGACATCAGTGCTGACCTGCAGAGGGCAGAGCGAGAAGCAGAGCACCTGAGAGTGCAGAACACCACTCTGACCAGAAGaggacagcagcagcagggggAGATCAGACGACTCAACAAG GTCCTGAAGGAGGTGCTGCAGACCACTGGAACTGCCGAGGTCAGCTGTGGGCCACAAGAAGAGGTCTGGAGGCATCAG GCCCAGATTTACAAAGAGGACTttttgaaggagaggagagacagggagcagtTGAAGGGGAAGCACGGAGACTTGGAGAATAAATTCAGAAAGGTGCACACTGAGCTCAACGCCCTCAAGTCCAAA CTAATATGGACTCCAACTTTACCCCGTCCTCtagctgcctgtgtgtgtacccacCAGGCACACCCCACTACACAGAACAAGGATGCCCGTCCTAGTGCCCAGAgatcccctccccacacccaacAAAACAACCACCTTTAA
- the LOC134035021 gene encoding ADP-ribosyl cyclase/cyclic ADP-ribose hydrolase 1, whose translation MPREDAHPTQPGYCLYVWEEKWTSPLPESRVHDTNSPSQECMTFRKTLLVPDVTSMAIWFIIVLFCSYDVGAEMGTTPNLKQIVIGRCFDYITLVSPTSRYDCEAIWREFEEAVVRRSPCNVKVKDYKRMFRATPQSLPCDRLLFWSKTRDLMHSYAAVTRRFWTLEDTLVGYMFNDLVWCGQQEKDRGFDFNSCPEWSACVNHPVYSLWRRASQNFAEVACGNITVLLNGSIENAFNRKSMFASVELGSLNPRMVDHVNIKVVPNLEGPFIESCSQGSIINLIKILQDRGFHWTCTDNDLTLIMLQCIQNPLQFSCQTCSNSLLKRERTT comes from the exons atgcccagggagGATGCCCACCCTACACAACCCGGATACTGCCTCTATGTCTGGGAAGAGAAATGGACCTCACCTCTGCCAGAGTCAAGAGTTCATGACACTAACTCTCCTAGTCAGGAATG CATGACTTTTCGAAAGACACTCCTGGTCCCTGACGTTACCAGCATGGCCATAT GGTTCATCATTGTCCTATTTTGCAGTTATGATGTGGGTGCAGAAATGGGGACTACCCCCAACTTGAAGCAAATAGTGATTGGGCGATGCTTTGACTACATCACACTCGTAAGCCCTACCTCAAG ATATGACTGTGAAGCTATCTGGAGGGAGTTTGAGGAAGCAGTTGTGCGACGGTCTCCCTGCAACGTGAAGGTTAAAGATTACAAAAGAATGTTCCGTGCCACGCCACAGTCTTTGCCGTGTGACAGG CTCCTGTTCTGGAGTAAGACCCGGGATCTGATGCACAGCTACGCAGCCGTGACGCGTCGCTTCTGGACCCTGGAGGACACGCTGGTGGGCTACATGTTCAACGACCTCGTCTGGTGCGGACAGCAGGAGAAGGACAGAG GCTTTGATTTCAACTCTTGCCCAGAGTGGTCTGCGTGTGTTAATCATCCTGTATATTCCCTCTGGAGGCGCGCTTCACAAAAT TTTGCTGAAGTGGCATGTGGCAACATCACAGTGCTGCTTAATGGATCCATCGAGAATGCCTTCAACAGGAAAAG CATGTTTGCGAGTGTTGAGCTGGGCAGTCTGAACCCCAGGATGGTGGATCACGTCAACATCAAGGTGGTTCCAAATCTGGAGGGGCCTTTCAT TGAATCCTGCTCTCAGGGATCCATTATCAACCTCATAAAGATCCTGCAGGATAGAGGGTTCCATTGGACCTGCACAGACAACGACTT GACCCTGATTATGCTCCAGTGTATTCAGAACCCTCTGCAGTTCTCCTGTCAGACATGTTCAAACAGCCTGCTGAAAAGAGAAAGGACAACTTAA
- the LOC134034736 gene encoding TNFAIP3-interacting protein 3-like isoform X5: MKEPHAAPEPRVADPCPRTQPTGLSVAAPGQNEDSQIALLEKQRQELLYINNKWAEQYQTMTQYYKQKVKDQEMLLMSHGQELEDRSEEEQQERKRNIDLPQTKDNTNCIQLLNDDISADLQRAEREAEHLRVQNTTLTRRGQQQQGEIRRLNKVLKEVLQTTGTAEVSCGPQEEVWRHQAQIYKEDFLKERRDREQLKGKHGDLENKFRKVHTELNALKSKLIWTPTLPRPLAACVCTHQAHPTTQNKDARPSAQRSPPHTQQNNHL, from the exons ATgaaagagccgcatgcggctccggagccgcgggttgccgacccctgcccTAGGACACAGCCG ACTGGACTGTCTGTTGCTGCACCTGGGCAAAACGAGGATTCACAGATAGCATTGTTAGAGAAGCAGAGACAAGAG CTCTTATATATAAACAACAAGTGGGCAGAGCAGTACCAGACCATGACACAGTATTACAAACAGAAG GTGAAAGACCAGGAGATGTTACTAATGTCTCATGGCCAAGAATTGGAGGACAGGAGTGAAGAGGAAcagcaagaaagaaagagaaacataGATCTACCTCAGACCAAAGACAACACAAACTGTATTCAG TTGCTAAACGATGACATCAGTGCTGACCTGCAGAGGGCAGAGCGAGAAGCAGAGCACCTGAGAGTGCAGAACACCACTCTGACCAGAAGaggacagcagcagcagggggAGATCAGACGACTCAACAAG GTCCTGAAGGAGGTGCTGCAGACCACTGGAACTGCCGAGGTCAGCTGTGGGCCACAAGAAGAGGTCTGGAGGCATCAG GCCCAGATTTACAAAGAGGACTttttgaaggagaggagagacagggagcagtTGAAGGGGAAGCACGGAGACTTGGAGAATAAATTCAGAAAGGTGCACACTGAGCTCAACGCCCTCAAGTCCAAA CTAATATGGACTCCAACTTTACCCCGTCCTCtagctgcctgtgtgtgtacccacCAGGCACACCCCACTACACAGAACAAGGATGCCCGTCCTAGTGCCCAGAgatcccctccccacacccaacAAAACAACCACCTTTAA
- the LOC134035022 gene encoding ADP-ribosyl cyclase/cyclic ADP-ribose hydrolase 1-like produces the protein MDDVESYRSQSKKRRSRYLKFGLAAVIFVVILAIILGVVLSTASNPSGDNLKSTVITRCEKFVESTNISRDCQKLWNLFEQAYVGRDPCAVPPEAYNPLMAGTHLDPSCNRMMFWSKTKDLVHDFTEKRDCYQTLEDTLLGSVMDGLTWCGKEGTSETFTTGCPGWTDCDNNPVRSFWNRASAEFADAACGDVTAMLNGSIATPFSPTSVFATIEVKRFNSTRMNGLNVVLVTNKNDITTCENPSLKVLQKELDPKLKYSCKELTQSNIQECMLSPDPACGACW, from the exons ATGGACGACGTAGAATCGTACCGCAGTCAGAGCAAGAAACGAAGAAGTCGCTATTTAAAATTTGGTCTCGCTGCAGTTATTTTTGTAGTCATACTTGCTATCATTCTAGgagtagtgctcagtacagccaGTAACCCGTCGGGTGACAATCTCAAATCAACAGTCATTACCAGATGTGAAAAGTTTGTAGAAAGCACCAACATATCAAG GGATTGCCAAAAGTTATGGAACCTGTTTGAGCAAGCCTATGTTGGCAGGGATCCATGTGCTGTACCTCCGGAGGCTTACAACCCTCTTATGGCAGGCACGCACCTTGACCCCTCATGCAACAGA ATGATGTTCTGGAGCAAAACCAAGGATCTGGTCCATGATTTCACAGAGAAGAGAGATTGTTATCAGACTCTGGAGGACACCCTGCTTGGTTCTGTCATGGATGGGTTGACTTGGTGTGGCAAGGAGGGCACCAGTG AAACGTTCACCACGGGTTGTCCAGGCTGGACGGATTGTGACAACAACCCAGTCCGCTCGTTCTGGAACCGGGCCTCGGCTGAG TTTGCAGATGCTGCGTGTGGTGATGTGACAGCAATGCTTAATGGTTCCATAGCCACTCCCTTCAGCCCCACTAG tGTTTTTGCCACTATCGAGGTCAAGAGGTTCAACTCAACCAGAATGAACGGACTGAATGTTGTACTGGTCACCAATAAGAATGATAT CACAACCTGTGAGAATCCCTCTCTAAAGGTCCTACAGAAAGAATTGGACCCAAAACTAAAGTACAGTTGTAAGGAGCTTACTCA GTCTAACATCCAGGAGTGCATGTTGAGTCCAGACCCAGCCTGCGGTGCCTGTTGGTAA
- the LOC134034736 gene encoding TNFAIP3-interacting protein 3-like isoform X2 — MEKRRTETTQRDRPHTDRSHIITPQHGLALTPERCESVELDNSIRERVQSYLLTQGAPVHNDRQFKETQTGLSVAAPGQNEDSQIALLEKQRQELLYINNKWAEQYQTMTQYYKQKVKDQEMLLMSHGQELEDRSEEEQQERKRNIDLPQTKDNTNCIQLLNDDISADLQRAEREAEHLRVQNTTLTRRGQQQQGEIRRLNKVLKEVLQTTGTAEVSCGPQEEVWRHQAQIYKEDFLKERRDREQLKGKHGDLENKFRKVHTELNALKSKLIWTPTLPRPLAACVCTHQAHPTTQNKDARPSAQRSPPHTQQNNHL; from the exons ATGGAAAAACGACGGACCGAGAcaacacaaagagacagaccACATACGGACAGGTCGCATATCATCACACCACAACATGGATTGGCACTGACTCCAGAAAG ATGCGAGAGTGTTGAATTGGACAATTCAATCAGAGAGCGTGTCCAATCATACCTTCTCACACAGGGTGCACCTGTCCACAACGACAGACAATTCAAAGAAACACAG ACTGGACTGTCTGTTGCTGCACCTGGGCAAAACGAGGATTCACAGATAGCATTGTTAGAGAAGCAGAGACAAGAG CTCTTATATATAAACAACAAGTGGGCAGAGCAGTACCAGACCATGACACAGTATTACAAACAGAAG GTGAAAGACCAGGAGATGTTACTAATGTCTCATGGCCAAGAATTGGAGGACAGGAGTGAAGAGGAAcagcaagaaagaaagagaaacataGATCTACCTCAGACCAAAGACAACACAAACTGTATTCAG TTGCTAAACGATGACATCAGTGCTGACCTGCAGAGGGCAGAGCGAGAAGCAGAGCACCTGAGAGTGCAGAACACCACTCTGACCAGAAGaggacagcagcagcagggggAGATCAGACGACTCAACAAG GTCCTGAAGGAGGTGCTGCAGACCACTGGAACTGCCGAGGTCAGCTGTGGGCCACAAGAAGAGGTCTGGAGGCATCAG GCCCAGATTTACAAAGAGGACTttttgaaggagaggagagacagggagcagtTGAAGGGGAAGCACGGAGACTTGGAGAATAAATTCAGAAAGGTGCACACTGAGCTCAACGCCCTCAAGTCCAAA CTAATATGGACTCCAACTTTACCCCGTCCTCtagctgcctgtgtgtgtacccacCAGGCACACCCCACTACACAGAACAAGGATGCCCGTCCTAGTGCCCAGAgatcccctccccacacccaacAAAACAACCACCTTTAA
- the si:dkey-192l18.9 gene encoding F-box/LRR-repeat protein 7: MGANNGKQYGSEGKGSSSISSDISSSTDHTPTKAPKNVATTEGSDPSVRTLSTPSPGLILPPSHSPLALPSNGHESTSSSSSTPAETVAMVHSQPGQHTRTRQSKGHHHAAIDLLPDHILLQIFSHLPTNQLCRCARACRRWYNLAWDPRLWATVRLTGELLHADRALRVLTHRLCQDTPNVCLTLETVVVSGCRRLTDRGLHMVAQCCPELRRLEVAGCYNISNEAVFEVVSRCPNLEHLNLSGCSKVTCISLTQEASVQLPPLHGQQISIHFLDMTDCFSLEDEGLRTIASHCPRLTHLYLRRCTRLTDDALRHLALHCPSVRELSLSDCRLVGDFGLREVARLEGCLRYLSVAHCGRITDVGVRYVARYCPRLRYLNARGCEGLTDHGLGHLARSCPKLRSLDVGKCPLVSDSGLEQLAMYCQGLRRLSLRACESVTGRGLRALAANCCELQLLNVQDCEVSPDALRFVRRHCRRCVIEHTNPGFF; encoded by the exons GCTCCGACCCGAGCGTGCGGACCCTAAGcacccccagccctggcctcatcctgcccccctcccactcccccttaGCCCTCCCCAGCAATGGCCATgagtccacctcctcctcctcctccaccccagcaGAAACAGTTGCCATGGTGCATTCCCAGCCGGGCCAGCACACACGCACCCGCCAATCAAAAGGCCACCACCACGCCGCCATCGACCTCCTCCCCGACCACATCCTCCTGCAGATCTTCAGCCACCTGCCCACCAATCAGCTGTGCCGCTGCGCGCGGGCGTGCCGCCGCTGGTACAACCTGGCGTGGGACCCTCGCCTGTGGGCCACGGTCCGCTTGACCGGGGAGCTGCTCCACGCCGACCGCGCCCTCAGGGTGCTGACTCACCGGCTGTGCCAGGACACCCCCAACGTGTGTCTGACCCTGGAGACGGTGGTGGTTTCTGGCTGCAGGAGGCTCACCGACCGGGGCCTGCACATGGTGGCCCAGTGCTGCCCGGAGCTGCGGCGCCTGGAGGTGGCCGGTTGCTACAACATCTCCAACGAGGCCGTCTTCGAGGTGGTGTCCCGCTGCCCCAACCTGGAGCACCTCAACCTCTCAG GCTGCTCCAAGGTGACCTGCATCAGcctcacccaggaggcctcAGTCCAGCTGCCCCCCCTACACGGCCAGCAGATCTCCATCCACTTCCTGGACATGACCGACTGCTTCTCCCTGGAGGACGAGGGCCTGCGCACCATCGCCTCCCACTGCCCGCGCCTCACCCACCTCTACCTGCGGCGCTGCACGCGGCTGACGGACGACGCGCTCCGCCACCTGGCCCTCCACTGCCCCTCGGTGCGCGAGCTCAGCCTCAGCGACTGCCGCCTGGTGGGGGACTTTGGGCTGCGCGAGGTGGCCCGCCTGGAGGGCTGCCTGCGCTACCTGAGCGTGGCGCACTGCGGCCGCATCACCGACGTGGGGGTGCGTTACGTGGCGCGCTACTGCCCGCGGCTCCGCTACCTGAACGCGCGGGGCTGCGAGGGGCTCACGGACCACGGGCTGGGGCACCTGGCGAGGAGCTGCCCCAAGCTGCGCTCCCTGGACGTGGGCAAGTGCCCGCTGGTGTCGGACAGCGGGCTGGAGCAGCTGGCGATGTACTGCCAGGGTCTGAGGAGGCTGAGTCTGAGGGCGTGCGAGAGCGTGACGGGACGAGGGCTGCGCGCGCTGGCTGCCAACTGCTGCGAGCTGCAGCTGCTCAACGTGCAGGACTGCGAGGTGTCGCCGGACGCGCTGCGCTTCGTCCGACGACACTGCAGACGTTGTGTCATCGAGCACACAAACCCTGGCTTTTTCTGA
- the LOC134034736 gene encoding TNFAIP3-interacting protein 3-like isoform X4, with the protein MMEKRRTETTQRDRPHTDRSHIITPQHGLALTPERCESVELDNSIRERVQSYLLTQGAPVHNDRQFKETQTGLSVAAPGQNEDSQIALLEKQRQELLYINNKWAEQYQTMTQYYKQKVKDQEMLLMSHGQELEDRSEEEQQERKRNIDLPQTKDNTNCIQLLNDDISADLQRAEREAEHLRVQNTTLTRRGQQQQGEIRRLNKVLKEVLQTTGTAEVSCGPQEEVWRHQAQIYKEDFLKERRDREQLKGKHGDLENKFRKVHTELNALKSKVRGATPSQTCSLCLCVYPPGTPHYTEQGCPS; encoded by the exons AT GATGGAAAAACGACGGACCGAGAcaacacaaagagacagaccACATACGGACAGGTCGCATATCATCACACCACAACATGGATTGGCACTGACTCCAGAAAG ATGCGAGAGTGTTGAATTGGACAATTCAATCAGAGAGCGTGTCCAATCATACCTTCTCACACAGGGTGCACCTGTCCACAACGACAGACAATTCAAAGAAACACAG ACTGGACTGTCTGTTGCTGCACCTGGGCAAAACGAGGATTCACAGATAGCATTGTTAGAGAAGCAGAGACAAGAG CTCTTATATATAAACAACAAGTGGGCAGAGCAGTACCAGACCATGACACAGTATTACAAACAGAAG GTGAAAGACCAGGAGATGTTACTAATGTCTCATGGCCAAGAATTGGAGGACAGGAGTGAAGAGGAAcagcaagaaagaaagagaaacataGATCTACCTCAGACCAAAGACAACACAAACTGTATTCAG TTGCTAAACGATGACATCAGTGCTGACCTGCAGAGGGCAGAGCGAGAAGCAGAGCACCTGAGAGTGCAGAACACCACTCTGACCAGAAGaggacagcagcagcagggggAGATCAGACGACTCAACAAG GTCCTGAAGGAGGTGCTGCAGACCACTGGAACTGCCGAGGTCAGCTGTGGGCCACAAGAAGAGGTCTGGAGGCATCAG GCCCAGATTTACAAAGAGGACTttttgaaggagaggagagacagggagcagtTGAAGGGGAAGCACGGAGACTTGGAGAATAAATTCAGAAAGGTGCACACTGAGCTCAACGCCCTCAAGTCCAAAGTACGTGGCGCAACACCTTCTCAAACCTGTTCACT ctgcctgtgtgtgtacccacCAGGCACACCCCACTACACAGAACAAGGATGCCCGTCCTAG
- the LOC134034736 gene encoding TNFAIP3-interacting protein 3-like isoform X3 — MMEKRRTETTQRDRPHTDRSHIITPQHGLALTPERCESVELDNSIRERVQSYLLTQGAPVHNDRQFKETQTGLSVAAPGQNEDSQIALLEKQRQELLYINNKWAEQYQTMTQYYKQKVKDQEMLLMSHGQELEDRSEEEQQERKRNIDLPQTKDNTNCIQLLNDDISADLQRAEREAEHLRVQNTTLTRRGQQQQGEIRRLNKVLKEVLQTTGTAEVSCGPQEEVWRHQAQIYKEDFLKERRDREQLKGKHGDLENKFRKVHTELNALKSKLPVCVPTRHTPLHRTRMPVLVPRDPLPTPNKTTTFN; from the exons AT GATGGAAAAACGACGGACCGAGAcaacacaaagagacagaccACATACGGACAGGTCGCATATCATCACACCACAACATGGATTGGCACTGACTCCAGAAAG ATGCGAGAGTGTTGAATTGGACAATTCAATCAGAGAGCGTGTCCAATCATACCTTCTCACACAGGGTGCACCTGTCCACAACGACAGACAATTCAAAGAAACACAG ACTGGACTGTCTGTTGCTGCACCTGGGCAAAACGAGGATTCACAGATAGCATTGTTAGAGAAGCAGAGACAAGAG CTCTTATATATAAACAACAAGTGGGCAGAGCAGTACCAGACCATGACACAGTATTACAAACAGAAG GTGAAAGACCAGGAGATGTTACTAATGTCTCATGGCCAAGAATTGGAGGACAGGAGTGAAGAGGAAcagcaagaaagaaagagaaacataGATCTACCTCAGACCAAAGACAACACAAACTGTATTCAG TTGCTAAACGATGACATCAGTGCTGACCTGCAGAGGGCAGAGCGAGAAGCAGAGCACCTGAGAGTGCAGAACACCACTCTGACCAGAAGaggacagcagcagcagggggAGATCAGACGACTCAACAAG GTCCTGAAGGAGGTGCTGCAGACCACTGGAACTGCCGAGGTCAGCTGTGGGCCACAAGAAGAGGTCTGGAGGCATCAG GCCCAGATTTACAAAGAGGACTttttgaaggagaggagagacagggagcagtTGAAGGGGAAGCACGGAGACTTGGAGAATAAATTCAGAAAGGTGCACACTGAGCTCAACGCCCTCAAGTCCAAA ctgcctgtgtgtgtacccacCAGGCACACCCCACTACACAGAACAAGGATGCCCGTCCTAGTGCCCAGAgatcccctccccacacccaacAAAACAACCACCTTTAACTAA